A region from the Rosa rugosa chromosome 6, drRosRugo1.1, whole genome shotgun sequence genome encodes:
- the LOC133717693 gene encoding phenylacetaldehyde reductase-like, translating to MSCGENKVVCVTGASGFIASWLVKLLLQRGYTVKATVRDPDDQKKTEHLLSLDGAKERLHLFKADLLEEGSFDTAIHGCECLFHTASPVLLSVSSTNPQAELIDPALKGTLNVLGSCVKVQSIKRVVITSSIAAVGYNGKPLTADVIIDESWFSDPAFCEKTKLWYMLSKTLAEEAAWKFAKEKGIDIITINPGWVIGPLLQPTLNFSDEIVLKLVNGTEKFPNKTYGFVDVRDVANAHILAFENLSASGRYCLVGSVKHCSEVVKMLHEISPALNLPDKCADDEPFSPTYQVSKQRAQTLGVKYIPLEVSLKDTVESLKDKNFF from the exons ATGAGCTGCGGAGAAAACAAGGTTGTGTGTGTGACGGGAGCATCTGGTTTCATAGCATCATGGCTGGTGAAGCTCTTATTGCAACGAGGTTATACTGTCAAAGCCACGGTTCGGGACCCAG ACGATCAAAAGAAAACAGAACACCTACTCTCACTTGATGGAGCAAAGGAAaggcttcatttgttcaaagcagACTTGTTAGAAGAAGGGTCTTTTGATACGGCAATTCATGGATGTGAATGTCTTTTCCATACGGCGTCCCCTGTCCTACTCTCAGTCTCATCTACTAATCCGCAG GCAGAATTAATTGACCCTGCTTTGAAGGGAACGCTTAATGTCCTTGGATCGTGTGTGAAGGTTCAGTCTATCAAAAGGGTGGTTATAACATCCTCTATAGCAGCAGTTGGATATAATGGAAAACCTCTTACTGCTGATGTAATAATCGATGAATCTTGGTTTTCAGATCCTGCTTTTTGTGAAAAAACAAAG CTTTGGTATATGCTTTCAAAGACATTAGCTGAGGAAGCTGCTTGGAAGTTTGCAAAAGAGAAAGGAATTGatattattacaataaatccgGGATGGGTGATTGGCCCTCTTTTACAGCCAACTCTGAACTTTAGTGATGAAATAGTTCTGAAACTCGTAAATG GGACCGAAAAGTTTCCCAACAAAACTTATGGATTTGTTGATGTTAGAGATGTTGCTAATGCCCATATTCTAGCCTTTGAAAACCTATCAGCTAGTGGACGTTATTGTTTAGTTGGAAGCGTAAAACACTGTTCAGAGGTTGTGAAAATGTTGCACGAGATCTCCCCTGCTCTCAATCTTCCAGATAA ATGTGCAGATGACGAGCCTTTCTCACCAACTTACCAGGTGTCCAAGCAAAGAGCCCAAACTTTGGGGGTAAAGTATATTCCGCTTGAAGTGTCTCTGAAGGATACAGTTGAAAGTTTGAAGGACAAGAACTTCTTCTAA